GAGAGCAGGCGCTTGAGTTGAAGCGATACATGGAAGAAGACCTCCTGGGGCCGGATACGCTTGCGTCGCGTCTCTATCGCGGACTATTCATTCGCCAGGTGCTTCTTCAAATCGAGAAGTATCAGTTGTATCAAGTGTTCGAGGATAGCCATTTTGCGGACTTCCTTAACCATCGCGAAGAGTGGCTAGAAGGGCAGTATGGAATTGGTCAGCTGCAGAATTATCCCAGCGCCATGGTCGTTGCTCATATCAATAATGAATCCTGTTTTGAAGAGAAGTACGAGCTCACGGAGGGTGTTCTACAGGCTGAAATACCGATGGGGCTTCTCGATAAGCTGATAAGAACCCCTTACCAAGAACTCAAAGAGAAAATCGACAATTCCTCACTTCTTCACGTGCCCAAGGAATATTTTCTGCAGCCTTTCACTGAACAAGAACTTACAGACGTGAAAGAAGATACAGCGAAGGAGTCTGGTTCTAATCAGTCGGAAACGGTTATGTACCCGTTTTCAAAGCATGATAGTGGTGTCTTCCCTGCTGCGGCTGATGATCCTTCCGAAGAGAGGGTAGACAATTTCGTACCTGCGACACCCGCTGAGCCACTCAAGGTCGAGTTTGGCAAGGATGTGCAAAGCGGTGAGATAATCTATTGGGAGCCTACGAATACCGAAAAGCTCTTCAATACGAATACCGGAATTATTGGCACGATGGGTACAGGGAAGACGCAATTTACTAAGTCTATGATTACTCAGCTGGTGAGAAATCAACAAAACAATGTGGGTGGTACTGATATTGGCATCCTAATCTTCGACTACAAAGCTGATTACGTTAAGGATGAATTTGTAGAGGCGACCAATGCCAAGGTATATGACCTGTTCCATCTACCTTTTAACCCGTTCGCAGTATTTGGTAACCGGCCAATGCAGCCGATGCATACGGCCAACCTATTCCGCACCACAGTAGCCAAAGCGTTTGGGCTTGGCCCAAAGCAACAGAACAAAGTGCGTACCCTTGTGATGGATGCGTATGAAGCAGCCGGAATATATCCGGAAGATCCTTCTACGTGGAGCAAATCAGCTCCAACGCTCGCGGATGTTTGGGCAGAGTATCAGTCGCAGGACAAGATCGAGCAGGATTCTCTCTACGCTGCTCTAGACGACCTGATTGGCTTTAAAATCTTTGAGCCGGATACCAATAAAACGCAGTCGCTCTATGATTTAGTAGACGGCGTAACGGTGATTAACCTATCAGGTTATGATCCCAGCATTCAAAATCTGGTTGTCGCTCTGACTTTGGATTTGTTCTATACCCAAATGCATCAGCAGGGTAGTTCGACGTTAGATGGTAATTACCGCCAGATTTCCAAGATGATTCTAGTCGACGAAGCCGACAACTTTATGTCACAGGATTTCGATAGCCTGAAGAAAATTCTGAAAGAAGGTCGGGAATTTGGGGTTGGGACTATCCTATCGACTCAGGAACTTACGCATTTTAAAACCGGTGATAATGATTATTCAACTCTGATTCTTTCTTGGGTTATTCATCAGGTGGCAAATATCAAATCTCAGGAAATTAAGGCTATCTTTAATACTCAGTCTAAAAATGACGAAGAGTATTTTATGGGACAGATTCGTAAGTTGGAAAAGCATTATAGTTTGTGTGTAGATGGGAAAAAGAAAGTGACAAAAGTCAAAGACTTGGCTTTTTGGGAGATTTTGACATGAAAAAGGAATTTCAGGGATATCATCCATTAACTGAATCAGAAATACAGGAGCTGCTTAGAGTAGCTACTTTATCTCTTGATGCAAATATTATGCTTAATTTTTTCAGGTTTGAGAAAATACATAGAGATATCATTTTTCGAATTTTGTCGAATGAAAGTATTAACAAAAGACTATTTGTGCCTCATCATGCTGCGTTAGAGTTTTATGAGAACCTCGACGAGGTCTCAGGCGAACCATTTACGAAAGTTGATGATATTGTAAGGGTTATCAAGTCATTTAAAAAAGAGAATTTTGGTTTAACAGAGACTATAAAAGAAAGTAGTATATATTCCGATCTTTATAAAAATATATCTAATGATCTTGACCGAATAGTTAAAGTGGTTGCGCTAGAAAAAAAGAAAATTCAGAAATCCTTTGATAGAAAGTCAATATTGAGTCAGCTAGAAATTATGCTAGACGATAAAGTAGGCCCGCCGTTACCCAATGAAGAAGTGGATGTGTTGATAGAGACCTGTATTCTGCGGCAAGAAAATAAGATACCACCTGGTTATGGCAAGGATGCGAATAAACCGGGGGCGTATAGTTTTTCTGGTATACCACTTCCTAAAAAGTGTGGCGATTATTTTATTTGGGAGCAGATGATTAGAGAGGGGGCTAAGCACAAAAAACCTATTATCTTCATTACAGATGATGAGAAGCCAGATTGGATTAAAAAAACAATGCAGGGTCCTATACCTCGACCTGAACTACGCATGGAGTTTAAAAATATAACTGGGAACGATTTTTATATTCTTAATACAAAACGTTTTTTGTCATTAGCTAAAATGGCTTTTGATGCTGAAATTAAAACTAGTCAGGTTGACGAGATTGGGGAAATAGCCAAGCGTCAAGGGAATTGGAAAGACGAGGTGTATAATGCATTGAGACAGTTGGGTGGTGAGGCGGATTTGAAGGAGATTTATAAACAAGTGAAAAATAACAGGCAAGGTAATGTACCAGCTTCTTTTGAGTCTATAGTCAGAAAGTCTATATATCATTATTCGTCTGAAACTGATATTTACTTGAATAAGGAGGATTTATATACCCAAGTTTCTTCTGGTCGATGGAAGATTTTGGGTTATAGTTGATAGGTTTTATTACAATTTTATTTCAGTTGTGTCTTGGATATAATTTCGTATCAGTCTATAGTTGAATAGCTGGTTTTAAATCTAATTAATTGAGAGTTTGACATGAGTGAAAACATACAGTTACGCCCAGCTCAACAGTCTCCTGATGTTTTTGATCGTTCGATTAGGGGGGTTTACGGAAGATTTCAGTCAGATAAAAGTTATCCCTTATCATATGTTCAAGCTTCTATTTCAATTGAAAGTGTAAATTGGTTAGAAACAGCATCAGAAGCCTTCAGATCCTATGAATTGGATTTTGAAGAGCTGATCCAACGTGATATTGATAAAGAGCGAGTGATAAATATTGTAGATGACTATTTAAAGAAAGGTGAAGATAGAGTTTTGTTTTTTCCTCCCTTGTTAGTGTCGTTAGTAGCATTAGGTGATGAAGGGATTCTTGGGCGTTATGAAAGTGTACGGGAAGAATTAAAAGATCATAGTGTAGAATTGACTTGGGGAGGAGATCGTTTTCAGCTTATATTGCCTACTCTTGATTCAGCAACAGGTCATCAAGTAAAAGTGCATGATAAAGATATCGATATTGCTCCTTATTGGTCTGTCCTTCGTTTGAATAGTAATAAAATTAAACTAGTAGTAATTGATGGTCAACATCGACTTCAAGCCTTGAAGAGTCTTTGGAATAGTAGTGACCATGCAAATAAAAAAGTGGTTAAAAACTTATCAATACCAATTTGCTTGTTATTTTCGCCAGAAGCGGTAGAAGGTGAGGGGGCCCATGAATCAATGAACCGTGATATGCGCGAGCTTTTTGTGAGGATCAATTCAGAAGGGAAGAAGGTCTCAGGTCACTTTATCGCTTTGCTTAATGATAGACGATTGAGTTCTTTTGCTGTACGTGAATTTTGCAACTACTCAAAGAGTGAAGAATTATCAAATGGCTTGAATTATCTTTGTTGCGTCGAATGGAACCAACGTGTGGATCGACTTGCCTCTCAGATAAATCGTCCATACACGATAACAACTATACAAATTATTTCGGACACATTAAGTGAGCATGCGTTCGATCCTAAGTTAGCAGGTCGAGCTCGATACTTACTTAATCTGAAAGCATTTAAAGAAAATCTAGAAACTGACTCACGATCTATCCCTGTGGATGAAATTTCTGAAGAGAGCTTCTCAATTTCGCAAATAGAATTTCTTAGAAAGTTAACTCGAGAAATGGTAGCACCAGCGCTTGCTGTACTCTTTTTTGAACCTGCAGTTTATAAAAAAAGGATTGAAGCGACTAATAAAGCCGCTGAGTGGCTTAATCAAATGATATCCAAAGAAGTTGATGGTGCTGAACATTGTAAATTGAGTATTTTAGATCAATATCGAGATCCTAATGAACTAGATCCTCCAAGCTCAAGAGATATTTATCGAGAATTTTCAAAGAGAGTATTAAATGCTTCGCCTAGCAGTATTCATTTTTACAATGTATTTCAGCAAGGTTTAATTAGAGCTTGGATAACTTTAACTCGCTTGTTATTTCAATCAGGATTTAGTCCAGTTGCCATAGCAAAAGCGCTCGTTACTTCAATTGATCATTTTATGGTGATTGATGATAAGCGTTTTGATGCAGCTAATTTGTATGGTCAGAAGCTTATCTTTAACGGTTCAAAAGTTATTGTTAATAAGAGGGCTAAAAATAATTGGGAGAGATTGATACTTTTGAGTTTTGGGAATCAGGCAGTGCTTTCAAAGTTTGAAGCAAGTGTGTCAGGTTTTAAAAAAGAGGACTTGAGTTTGCTTAAAGAAAAATCGAGCGAGTCTCTTAAGAGCTACTTAAGTGATTTGAAAAAGGTTATCGAGGAGGATTATAGGAAGTATTGGCGTGATAAAGAGCTTGATGAACAGGTCATGGAAGAGCTTGAGGATTTAGACGTGGCCGCAATGAAAGGGGATGAAGATGCATTAGAGGAATTCAATAATAAAATTGGAAAATATGCTCTAAACCGTTATAGGGAAGCCGAGACGAAGCTTAAAGCAGCTTTTGGAATTTAATTATGCTGGGACTATGGACTCCAGGTTGTGAGTTATACTCTGAAACTATATATTTATCACATAATGAGGAGGAACTCGCTTTAGAGCTTATAGAGTCAGGCTCTTTAGTTAGCCGTATTCATAGAGTTTCTAGTGATGCTGATGAACTAATTGCACCAATATCTATGTTTCTTTCAACTAGGTTGGGGATAGATCTCTCGATAGAACTTCAATTGACAAACCGAGATTTTATACATTGGTACCAAATAACCTCTTCTCTATTGCAGAAAGAGGATAGTGGGTTAGGCGATATAATTGCCCCATCAGGAATGTTTCCTTACTTTACTGTTTTTCGTGAGTTTGTTCAGTGTTACTTGAAAGTGAAAAGCTGCATTCAAAGAAGTTGTATGAGACCTGGTTTAAGCAGTAAAGACTTTATTAGTAATTGGTGGGATGACTCAATTGACTTAACTGCATTATTGGATGAGTTGTCTTTCTCTATTAAAAAGCTACCTGAAAAAGGTTCTTTTCTAGAGAACATCGAGAGAAGCATTGGCTTCCTTCGAGAGTTCCTGAAGAAGTTCAATGATGCTGACACCTCAAGCAAGCATGTTTATTTGTCAGGTATAGCGTATGGATTAGCATTGAAAGCTGTTGAGCGAGAAGAGCACGATTTAGTATTGTTATTTACACAGAGAAGCTTAGATTTTGCTGTCCATTCGATAGCATTAAAAAAAGATGTAGTGAGTGCTGGGAAGCATGGTTTGGTTTATAAACAATATCTCGGAGAGAAATCCCTACCCTCTCTGATGAAAACAGTAGAATATTTACAAAAGCAAAATATACTTTTTTTAGGAGATGATGAAAATTATGATCTCAGACGTATAAATAACGCCAGAAATAATTTATTAATAACACACTCATCTTACTCCATTTCTTCTGAAGAAGTTAAAAGGTATCACTCGGAGGCGCGTAAAATTAATTTATCGATTGTTGAGGTTAAATCCACTTGGTCAGAAGGTTTGAAGGCAGTCACTTCTCTTAAAGGTATTACTTTAGATGTCTTATTCGAAGTTCATGAGTTTAGCTCTTACGTGGTTACTATGAATAAGGAAAAACTTTTAGAGAATTATGGGTTGAGTGACGTTAATTCTACGTCAAGCGTTAAATAAAGGCTTAATGTCCAAAATGGATTTTATATGTCCAATTTTATGTAAACCGCTGTCAATTAAAGAACGAATTATATCTTGTATATCAGCTTCAATTCTTTGCTCCTTACAAAACTGACGGATAAGAGCTTCAAAAGTTTTCTCGTGGGCGCCAAATAATACGTCACGATTGATGATGTGAGTCTGTTCAGGTTTACTTACATTAATTGAGGCTGTGCGAATATCTTTTAGTGCTAATGATATTGAAATTCGTGCAATTACATTCGGGGTAAGTCTAGTTTTTGTTTGGAGATACTGTAATCGATCCCAAGACTTTTTGCTCAGATAGATACGAGTTGGGATCATGTTAGTTTGTCTCCTTTTTTTGCCAAAAGTAGCCTTCACGAACCTGAGTTGCTCCTGCTTTAGGGTCATATTCGAGTTTATAGGCTCGTGAAATATCTGGTGAGAGAGCTGAATAAAATGCTTCATCGACCTCCGTATCTGTCGAAAGAACAATCATTTGATGACTCGCAGTTGGAAAATAACCTTCGATTAGCTTTGTTCGATGCTCTGAGTCTAGTCGCCCTAGAGGGGTATCAACGATCATCGGCAGTTGGCGTCCTGAGGTCTTTGCCAACGCTTCGAGCACTGCGATTGCGAAAATCTGCTTTTCACCGGCAGAAAGCTCATCTTTCGCAATTTCTCTACCTCTGCCGGAGAGAAGGCTTACATGAAAAGTTTTGGGATCAATACGGATTTGTAGTTCCAAATCTTCTTTACGAGCGAGCTTTGCAAAGCATTCCGTGAACTGTACTTCAAGATCCTGAATTTTAGCTTTAGCTGTCTGGTCTACATAGTCGGTTAGAAGGCCATTCGCATTATTGATATAGTCGAGTACACGTTTTTGGTCGCTTAATTTCGCAG
This genomic window from Halomonas sp. TD01 contains:
- a CDS encoding PIN-like domain-containing protein, producing MKKEFQGYHPLTESEIQELLRVATLSLDANIMLNFFRFEKIHRDIIFRILSNESINKRLFVPHHAALEFYENLDEVSGEPFTKVDDIVRVIKSFKKENFGLTETIKESSIYSDLYKNISNDLDRIVKVVALEKKKIQKSFDRKSILSQLEIMLDDKVGPPLPNEEVDVLIETCILRQENKIPPGYGKDANKPGAYSFSGIPLPKKCGDYFIWEQMIREGAKHKKPIIFITDDEKPDWIKKTMQGPIPRPELRMEFKNITGNDFYILNTKRFLSLAKMAFDAEIKTSQVDEIGEIAKRQGNWKDEVYNALRQLGGEADLKEIYKQVKNNRQGNVPASFESIVRKSIYHYSSETDIYLNKEDLYTQVSSGRWKILGYS
- a CDS encoding DNA sulfur modification protein DndB translates to MSENIQLRPAQQSPDVFDRSIRGVYGRFQSDKSYPLSYVQASISIESVNWLETASEAFRSYELDFEELIQRDIDKERVINIVDDYLKKGEDRVLFFPPLLVSLVALGDEGILGRYESVREELKDHSVELTWGGDRFQLILPTLDSATGHQVKVHDKDIDIAPYWSVLRLNSNKIKLVVIDGQHRLQALKSLWNSSDHANKKVVKNLSIPICLLFSPEAVEGEGAHESMNRDMRELFVRINSEGKKVSGHFIALLNDRRLSSFAVREFCNYSKSEELSNGLNYLCCVEWNQRVDRLASQINRPYTITTIQIISDTLSEHAFDPKLAGRARYLLNLKAFKENLETDSRSIPVDEISEESFSISQIEFLRKLTREMVAPALAVLFFEPAVYKKRIEATNKAAEWLNQMISKEVDGAEHCKLSILDQYRDPNELDPPSSRDIYREFSKRVLNASPSSIHFYNVFQQGLIRAWITLTRLLFQSGFSPVAIAKALVTSIDHFMVIDDKRFDAANLYGQKLIFNGSKVIVNKRAKNNWERLILLSFGNQAVLSKFEASVSGFKKEDLSLLKEKSSESLKSYLSDLKKVIEEDYRKYWRDKELDEQVMEELEDLDVAAMKGDEDALEEFNNKIGKYALNRYREAETKLKAAFGI
- a CDS encoding DndE family protein, giving the protein MIPTRIYLSKKSWDRLQYLQTKTRLTPNVIARISISLALKDIRTASINVSKPEQTHIINRDVLFGAHEKTFEALIRQFCKEQRIEADIQDIIRSLIDSGLHKIGHIKSILDIKPLFNA